AAAAAGAATTAAAGAGAAATTGGCTGAGCTATAATTTTTTTTGGCTATGTTTTTTAAGTTTTTTTTTTAGCGCATGCGCTAAAAAAATTAATCCTTATAAAAACTATAGTCAACAACAGTGTATTGAGCATGCAAGGTACTCCCAAAAAGAAAAGGCTGACTTGCATGGTGGGCTAAAAGTTACTGCATTGACTGAAGATCATAAAAAAATCCAATTGTTAGCAGATTTTCAACTCAATTCACAAGGAAAAATGATGTTGAGTGTTGATAAGCTCGGCTTTAATATTGCCTTAGCCGTAATTGATCAAGAACATATGTACCTTTGGCAAGCAAAACAACAAAACATATGGCAGGGTTCAGTAGAAGAGGGTATGCAGCAAATGTTTGGGGTGCCGCTAAAAATGCAAAATATTATACAATTTTTTTACATCAATTGGAAAGAAGAGCAGGTCCTAAACCTTAAGAGCAGTAAAAAACATATTTCTTTTCAAGCTGATTCAGCTACTCATAAAATAACAAAGAAGACTTGTCTTCTGTATCAATCTGAGATGAATAAAGATGATTTAAAAATTCATGTTAAGAAATATATACAATTGCCGTCAAAAAAAATGTTGCCAAAATTAATTGAGTTGAATTATCAAAATAAAGCAGTTCAATTACAGCTTAATCAAATTTTTGAACAGGAGCTAAACGAGAAAAAATGGCAAAATTTTGAAAAAAAGTTTTTGAAACTGTTAGAAAAAAAATCTATGTCAATTGAGTGACAATTAAGGTAATAGCTGGAAAAGATAAGTGCTAGGGTAACGTGAACTGGAGAGAAAATGGAAAAGAATCACATTCTGGAGGTTAAAAATTTAAGCGTAGGCTTTAATGTCAACCGAGTATTTCATCTGGCGTGTGAAAATATTGATTTTCAGCTTCAACCCAATAAAACTTTATGTTTGGTTGGAGAGTCAGGCTCGGGTAAATCAGTGACAGCGCAAGGTATTTTTGCCCAACAAAAATTGGCACAATTTAAGTATGGTTCAGGGGAAGTTTTTTTTAAAAATAAAGATATATTAACCTTAAGTGATCAGCAAAAATCAAAAATTAGAGGAAAGCATGTTGGCTTTATTCCGCAAGATCCTTTTGAGGCGCTCAATCCAGTGGTGAAAGTAGGTAAACAAGTTGAAGAAGCTTACCTTTTACACTTTCCACAAAACAAAACCCAAGCTAAAGAACGGGTTATAAACTTTTTTAAAAAGGTAGGCTTATCTGCTCCTGAACGCCGTTATGATGCCTACCCACATGAGTTAAGTGGTGGGATGTTGCAAAGGGTGTTGATTGCGCATGCCTTGATATGTGAGCCAGATGTATTGATTGCTGATGAACCCACAACGGCATTGGATGTAACCATTCAAGCACAAATTTTAGATTTATTAAAAGCCATGCAAAAACAGCATGGCATGGCCATATTATTTATTACGCACGATTTTGGTGTTGTTTGTGAAATGGCAGATGACGTTGCAGTTATGTATGCCGGACAAATGGTTGAGTATGCGGATATACAAACTCTAATGAAAAACCCTAAACATCCCTATACTAAGGCACTGATCGCATCAGTTTTAAACTTAGAAAATGAACACAAAGGAAAAAAACTGCCTTTTATTTCAGGAACTGTGCCGTCATTAAAAGATTATCCAGAGCATTGTCGTTTTTATGAGCGTTGTCGTCAAAGTGAAGCAAGTTGTTTAAGTTATGATATGAAAAAAGTTGTACTGAATGAAAATCATTGGGCAAGATGTATCAAGGCCCAATGAAAACGATAAAAAATAATTCATCCTCTGCAATTCAAATTTATGCTTTAGGAGGACTAGGTGAAATAGGCATGAATATGTTGGTCATACAACATGAACAAGATGCTATTATCATTGATGCCGGTGTTATGTTCCCTGATGAATATTACCCTGGCATTGATTTAATTTTACCACCATTTTTACCTTTATTTAAAAGTGACATAAAAGTGCATGGTATTGTTGCAACACATGGTCATGAAGATCATATTGGTGCTGTTCCTTTTGTACAAAAAAATATAAATTTACCTGTTATTGGTTCTAGGTTTACCTTGGAATTGTTAAAGAAAAAATATTTAGAGCACGGCTTGGATTTAAAGCAACACAAGCTTCACCAAGTAAAAAATGGGGATTTTTATGATTTGGGTCCATTTAATATTGAGTTTATTGAAGTAAGCCATTCTATTGTAGATGCATTTGCTTTGGCCATTGATACGCCCATGGGTAAGTTGGTTCATACCGGAGACTTTAAGATTGATGAATCAGATCCACGGTCAAAAACCAATATAGAAAGATTTGGCCAGCTGGGTCAAGAAGGTGTTTTATTAATGCTTTCAGATAGCACCAATGTGGAAGTACCAGGAAAAAGTAAATCTGAAAGTAGTGTTAAAGATGGCTTAAGCAGTCTAATGAAAGAGTGTCAGGGTTGGTTTGTTGTGGCATCGTTTGCCTCACACATTCCTAGAATACAACAAGTGATTGATTTAAGTGAAGCTCATGGTCGTAAAGTAGCAGTGATTGGTCGATCGATGGTGCATAATGTACATTTGGCTAAAGACTTAGGTTATTTACAGTTTGAAGATAATACCTTAGTAGATGAAGATGAAGCTGTGCTTTTGCCACGGAAAAAATTAACATTATTATCTACGGGCACACAAGGTGAGCCCAGAGCAGCACTGGCAAAAATGGCTTATGATGAACATAGAAGCTACCTTTTACAAGAAAAAGATGACGTGGTGATGTCTTCTCGTTTTATACCAGGCAATGAAAAAGCAATTTACGAAATTATCAATGAGTTGCATAGAACCGGGGCCAATGTTCATACCAACCAAGGTTCAGACATTCATGTATCTGGGCATGCGTACAAAGAAGATTTAAGGTTGGCTTTAGATCTTATTAAGCCCAAACATTTTATTCCAATCCATGGCGAGTATAGACATTTACTCAAGCATGCAGACTTGGCTCGTGAACAAGGCGTTAAAAGTGCTTTGGTAGTAGAAAATGGTGAGTGTGCGCATATCACAGAAAATAATAGTCATGTTGAGCGCATTGAATCATTAGAACCTATCTTGGTTATGAATAAACAACTCAGTC
This window of the Oligoflexia bacterium genome carries:
- a CDS encoding ABC transporter ATP-binding protein — protein: MEKNHILEVKNLSVGFNVNRVFHLACENIDFQLQPNKTLCLVGESGSGKSVTAQGIFAQQKLAQFKYGSGEVFFKNKDILTLSDQQKSKIRGKHVGFIPQDPFEALNPVVKVGKQVEEAYLLHFPQNKTQAKERVINFFKKVGLSAPERRYDAYPHELSGGMLQRVLIAHALICEPDVLIADEPTTALDVTIQAQILDLLKAMQKQHGMAILFITHDFGVVCEMADDVAVMYAGQMVEYADIQTLMKNPKHPYTKALIASVLNLENEHKGKKLPFISGTVPSLKDYPEHCRFYERCRQSEASCLSYDMKKVVLNENHWARCIKAQ
- a CDS encoding ribonuclease J, with amino-acid sequence MKTIKNNSSSAIQIYALGGLGEIGMNMLVIQHEQDAIIIDAGVMFPDEYYPGIDLILPPFLPLFKSDIKVHGIVATHGHEDHIGAVPFVQKNINLPVIGSRFTLELLKKKYLEHGLDLKQHKLHQVKNGDFYDLGPFNIEFIEVSHSIVDAFALAIDTPMGKLVHTGDFKIDESDPRSKTNIERFGQLGQEGVLLMLSDSTNVEVPGKSKSESSVKDGLSSLMKECQGWFVVASFASHIPRIQQVIDLSEAHGRKVAVIGRSMVHNVHLAKDLGYLQFEDNTLVDEDEAVLLPRKKLTLLSTGTQGEPRAALAKMAYDEHRSYLLQEKDDVVMSSRFIPGNEKAIYEIINELHRTGANVHTNQGSDIHVSGHAYKEDLRLALDLIKPKHFIPIHGEYRHLLKHADLAREQGVKSALVVENGECAHITENNSHVERIESLEPILVMNKQLSQMGESFCKTRRKMAYCGMIVLSLVVDQKNWMWKSDLDIQAPGVFFKEQEKEMKHKMAAYIENRYFDDLKKQKRFNAMQSIERAAKKFVDLNLGRKPQVIPIILQV